Proteins from a genomic interval of Piscinibacter sp. HJYY11:
- the dksA gene encoding RNA polymerase-binding protein DksA — MVDPILADAVKAPQKSDPKLANAWKSKSGRELTEAEVLAMPDSEYMNDKQLEFFRVKLQTLKDDLLSNAGETTEHLREDTTIVPDPADRATIEEEHALELRTRDRERKLLKKISQSLARIDAGDYGFCDETGEPIGLGRLIARPTATLSLEAQQRRELKQKMFGD; from the coding sequence ATGGTCGACCCCATCCTGGCCGATGCGGTCAAGGCGCCGCAAAAGTCCGACCCGAAGCTGGCCAACGCCTGGAAGTCCAAGTCGGGCCGCGAGCTGACCGAGGCCGAGGTGCTGGCCATGCCCGACTCGGAATACATGAACGACAAGCAGCTGGAGTTCTTCCGCGTGAAGCTGCAGACGCTCAAGGACGACCTGCTCAGCAATGCCGGTGAAACCACCGAGCACCTGCGCGAAGACACCACGATCGTGCCCGACCCCGCCGATCGCGCCACCATCGAGGAAGAGCACGCCCTCGAGCTGCGTACACGAGACCGTGAGCGCAAGCTCCTGAAGAAGATTTCACAGTCGCTCGCGCGCATCGACGCCGGCGACTACGGCTTCTGCGACGAAACCGGCGAACCGATCGGCCTGGGTCGCCTGATCGCCCGACCGACCGCTACACTGTCCCTCGAAGCCCAGCAGCGGCGCGAGCTGAAACAGAAGATGTTCGGCGACTGA
- the hslV gene encoding ATP-dependent protease subunit HslV yields MDQYHGTTILSVRRGNVVALGGDGQVTLGNVVVKSTARKVRKLYRDQVLAGFAGATADAFTLFERFEAKLEKHQGHLVRAAIELTKDWRTDRVLRRLEAMLAVADKDASLIITGNGDVLEPEKGIVAIGSGGSYAQASAIALLQHTEMAPKDIVKRSLEIAGDLCIYTNQNHIIETLE; encoded by the coding sequence ATGGACCAATATCACGGCACGACCATCCTGAGCGTGCGCCGCGGCAATGTCGTGGCCCTTGGCGGCGACGGCCAGGTGACTCTGGGCAACGTGGTCGTCAAATCGACCGCCCGCAAGGTGCGCAAGCTCTACCGCGACCAGGTGCTCGCCGGCTTTGCCGGCGCGACCGCCGACGCCTTCACCCTCTTCGAACGCTTCGAGGCCAAGCTCGAGAAGCACCAGGGCCACCTGGTGCGCGCTGCCATCGAGCTGACCAAGGACTGGCGCACCGATCGGGTGCTGCGCCGCCTGGAAGCGATGTTGGCCGTGGCCGACAAGGACGCCTCGCTCATCATCACCGGCAACGGCGATGTGCTGGAGCCCGAGAAAGGCATCGTCGCCATCGGCTCGGGCGGCTCGTACGCGCAGGCCTCGGCGATCGCCCTGCTGCAGCACACCGAGATGGCGCCCAAGGACATCGTCAAGCGCTCGCTCGAGATCGCGGGCGACCTTTGCATCTACACCAACCAGAACCACATCATCGAGACGCTGGAATGA
- a CDS encoding PPK2 family polyphosphate kinase yields the protein MPGPTPTLKPYQHAKAGDKPVRFDLAKVSPQAKPYSSGDKAADKAAVEALAQELDELQNLFYADRRFKLLVVLQGTDTSGKDGTLRGVFGQMSALGVHTVAWKAPTEAERARDYLWRIHQHVPAAGEVTVFNRSHYEDVLVPAVNKWITPAQVKQRYAHINDFERMLTETGTVVVKFMLHISKEEQRKRLQERIDDPTKRWKFSAGDLEVRKQWKQYQQAYADAISATGTHWAPWHVVPADSKTHRNLMIATVMKQVFQSLKLRYPPGDPALKNLKVV from the coding sequence GTGCCCGGACCTACCCCGACCCTCAAGCCCTACCAGCACGCGAAGGCAGGCGACAAACCCGTCCGTTTCGATCTGGCCAAGGTTTCGCCGCAAGCCAAGCCTTACTCCAGCGGCGACAAAGCGGCCGACAAGGCGGCCGTCGAAGCGCTCGCCCAGGAGCTCGACGAGCTGCAGAACCTCTTCTATGCCGACCGCCGCTTCAAGCTGCTGGTGGTGTTGCAAGGCACCGACACCAGCGGGAAAGACGGCACGCTGCGCGGCGTCTTCGGTCAGATGAGCGCTCTCGGCGTGCACACCGTCGCCTGGAAGGCGCCGACCGAAGCCGAACGTGCGCGCGACTACCTCTGGCGCATCCACCAGCACGTGCCGGCCGCGGGCGAGGTGACCGTCTTCAACCGCAGCCACTACGAAGACGTGCTCGTGCCCGCCGTCAACAAATGGATCACGCCGGCGCAGGTGAAGCAGCGCTACGCCCACATCAACGACTTCGAGCGCATGCTCACCGAGACCGGCACGGTGGTCGTGAAGTTCATGCTGCACATCTCCAAGGAAGAGCAGCGCAAGCGCCTGCAGGAACGCATCGACGACCCGACCAAGCGCTGGAAGTTTTCCGCCGGCGACCTCGAGGTGCGCAAGCAGTGGAAGCAGTACCAGCAGGCCTATGCCGACGCGATCTCCGCCACCGGCACGCATTGGGCGCCGTGGCACGTCGTGCCGGCCGATTCGAAGACGCACCGCAACCTGATGATCGCGACCGTGATGAAGCAGGTGTTCCAGTCGCTGAAGCTGCGCTACCCGCCCGGCGACCCAGCGCTCAAGAACCTCAAAGTGGTCTGA
- a CDS encoding GTP-binding protein, protein MSLIPATILTGFLGSGKTTLLKRVLTEAHGQKIAVVENEFGDENIDNEILVQDSNEQIIQLNNGCVCCTIREDLRTTLSDLAAKRRKGELTFDRVVIETTGLADPGPVAQTFFMDDEIAESYLLDSILTLVDAKHGNDQLDARQEARRQIGFADQIFISKTDLVDEASVADLTHRIKHMNPRAPQRKVHFGEVPIAEVFDLRGFNLNAKLDIDPDFLKADDHDHHHHHDHDHDHEHGEHCDHPHHHAHDDDVKSFVFRSEKPFNPAKLEDFLGAIVQVYGPKMLRYKGVLYMKGSDKKVIFQGVHQLMGSDLGPAWAKGEKKTSKLVFIGVDLPREILEQGLEQCLA, encoded by the coding sequence ATGAGTCTCATCCCCGCCACCATCCTCACCGGCTTCCTTGGCTCCGGAAAGACCACCCTGCTCAAACGGGTGCTCACCGAGGCGCACGGCCAGAAGATCGCCGTGGTGGAAAACGAGTTCGGCGACGAGAACATCGACAACGAGATCCTGGTGCAGGACAGCAACGAGCAGATCATCCAGCTGAACAACGGCTGCGTCTGCTGCACCATCCGCGAAGACTTGCGCACCACCCTCTCCGACCTGGCCGCCAAGCGCCGCAAGGGCGAGTTGACCTTCGACCGGGTGGTGATCGAGACCACCGGCCTGGCCGACCCCGGCCCCGTCGCCCAGACCTTCTTCATGGACGACGAGATTGCGGAGAGCTACCTGCTCGACTCCATCCTGACCCTCGTCGACGCCAAGCACGGCAACGACCAGCTCGACGCCCGCCAGGAAGCACGCCGCCAGATCGGCTTTGCCGACCAGATCTTCATCAGCAAGACCGACCTGGTGGACGAAGCTTCGGTGGCTGACCTGACGCACCGCATCAAGCACATGAATCCGCGCGCGCCGCAGCGCAAGGTGCATTTCGGCGAGGTGCCGATCGCCGAGGTGTTCGACCTGCGTGGCTTCAACCTGAACGCCAAGCTCGACATCGACCCCGACTTCCTCAAGGCCGATGACCACGATCACCACCATCACCACGACCATGATCACGACCACGAGCATGGAGAGCACTGCGACCACCCGCACCACCATGCGCACGACGACGACGTGAAATCCTTCGTCTTCCGGTCGGAGAAGCCCTTCAACCCGGCCAAGCTGGAAGACTTCCTGGGGGCCATCGTGCAGGTCTACGGACCGAAGATGCTGCGCTACAAGGGTGTTCTCTATATGAAGGGGTCCGACAAGAAGGTCATCTTCCAGGGCGTGCACCAGCTCATGGGCAGCGACCTCGGGCCTGCCTGGGCCAAGGGCGAGAAAAAGACCAGCAAGCTGGTGTTCATCGGGGTCGACCTGCCACGCGAGATCCTCGAACAAGGCCTCGAACAGTGCCTGGCCTGA
- the lnt gene encoding apolipoprotein N-acyltransferase produces MVRDRASAKDPSNSGRRRAPRSTGSDSLLLGLDIFLALLLGAAHALPTAYPAVWWLQLLCAAGLAWQVSRASPARAALVGWVFATAWGVAGTWWLYVSMHQYGGLPAWMSAAAVLALNAFLGLYLAATMAVFARLRRHRALLDALLFAACWMLAELARGVIFTGFPWAASGYAHVDSPVANLAPWIGVYGIGFVCAALGAGLVLGMRVAGRGGAGAVLGFGVSATALVALALIKPVPFTRATGTLSVTLLQSNVPQDQKFAETALPQTLEWAQRQLLAAKGELVVGPETVVPLLPEQLPANYWKPLALHFQGSQAALIGRPLGSFEAGYTNSVVGVSSDTVKWPGGWYRYDKHHLVPFGEFIPTGFRWFTQMMNIPLGDFSRGPRVPPSFAFKGERIAPNICYEDLFGEELAARFLDMNEAPTIFANMSNIAWFGDTIAVSQHQIISRMRSLEFQRPMLRATNTGATVVIDHHGVVTHSLPPFTQGVLDAKVEGRQGLTPYAWWASRYGLWPLLAVALILMLMTLPLRRKD; encoded by the coding sequence ATGGTGCGTGACCGCGCTTCCGCCAAGGACCCCTCCAACTCCGGGCGGCGCAGGGCGCCACGCAGCACCGGCTCCGACAGCCTGTTGCTGGGCCTCGACATCTTCCTGGCCCTGCTCCTTGGCGCCGCGCATGCCTTGCCCACGGCCTACCCGGCCGTCTGGTGGCTGCAGCTTCTCTGCGCTGCCGGCCTGGCCTGGCAGGTGAGCCGTGCCAGCCCCGCGCGGGCGGCCCTGGTCGGCTGGGTCTTCGCCACCGCGTGGGGCGTGGCGGGCACCTGGTGGCTCTACGTCAGCATGCACCAGTACGGCGGCTTGCCGGCGTGGATGTCGGCTGCTGCGGTGTTGGCGCTGAATGCCTTTCTCGGGCTGTATCTGGCGGCCACCATGGCGGTGTTTGCACGCCTGCGGCGCCATCGCGCGCTGCTCGACGCGCTGCTTTTCGCGGCCTGCTGGATGCTCGCCGAACTGGCCCGCGGGGTGATCTTCACCGGCTTCCCCTGGGCGGCCTCGGGTTACGCCCACGTCGACAGCCCCGTGGCCAACCTCGCGCCATGGATCGGGGTCTATGGCATCGGTTTCGTTTGTGCCGCACTCGGTGCCGGGCTCGTGCTGGGCATGCGGGTCGCGGGCCGCGGTGGTGCCGGTGCGGTGCTCGGCTTCGGCGTGAGTGCGACGGCGCTGGTGGCGCTGGCGCTGATCAAGCCCGTGCCCTTCACGCGGGCCACCGGCACGCTGTCGGTGACGCTGCTGCAGAGCAACGTGCCGCAGGACCAGAAGTTCGCCGAAACCGCCTTGCCGCAGACCCTCGAGTGGGCGCAGCGCCAGCTGCTGGCCGCCAAGGGCGAACTCGTCGTCGGGCCCGAGACCGTGGTGCCGCTCCTGCCCGAGCAGCTGCCGGCCAACTACTGGAAGCCGCTCGCGCTGCACTTCCAGGGCAGCCAGGCGGCGCTGATCGGTCGGCCGCTCGGCAGCTTCGAGGCGGGTTACACCAACTCGGTCGTCGGGGTCTCGAGCGACACCGTCAAGTGGCCGGGCGGCTGGTACCGCTACGACAAGCACCACCTGGTGCCCTTCGGCGAGTTCATCCCCACGGGCTTCCGGTGGTTCACCCAGATGATGAACATCCCGCTGGGCGACTTCAGCCGCGGGCCGCGGGTGCCACCGTCGTTTGCCTTCAAGGGCGAACGAATCGCGCCCAACATCTGCTACGAGGACCTGTTCGGCGAGGAGCTGGCGGCCCGCTTCCTCGACATGAACGAGGCCCCCACCATCTTCGCCAACATGAGCAACATCGCCTGGTTCGGCGACACGATCGCGGTGAGCCAGCACCAGATCATCTCGCGCATGCGCTCGCTCGAGTTCCAGCGCCCGATGCTGCGCGCCACCAACACCGGCGCCACGGTCGTGATCGACCACCACGGCGTGGTCACCCATTCGCTGCCGCCGTTCACCCAAGGCGTGCTCGACGCCAAGGTCGAAGGCCGCCAGGGCCTCACGCCCTATGCATGGTGGGCGTCGCGCTACGGGTTGTGGCCCTTGCTGGCCGTCGCGCTGATCCTCATGCTGATGACCCTGCCCCTGCGCCGCAAGGACTGA
- the glyQ gene encoding glycine--tRNA ligase subunit alpha, with amino-acid sequence MLTFQQIILRLQDYWDRQGCALLQPYDMEVGAGTSHTATFLRALGPEPWKAAYVQPSRRPKDGRYGQNPNRLQHYYQYQVVLKPAPDNILDLYLGSLEALGFDLKSNDVRFVEDDWENPTLGCWGLGWEVWLNGMEVTQFTYFQQVGGIECKPITGEITYGLERLAMYLQGVDNVYNLKWTDTLSYGDVYLQNEIEQSTYNFEHSDVDFLLQAFASHEKQAKYLMEQQLALPAYEQVLKAGHTFNLLDARGAISVTERAAYIGRIRNISRSVAQSYLDSRARLGFPMAPKAWADEVIARLKKDDEKKAA; translated from the coding sequence ATGCTGACCTTCCAGCAAATCATCCTGCGCCTGCAAGACTACTGGGACCGCCAGGGCTGTGCCCTGCTGCAGCCCTACGACATGGAAGTCGGCGCCGGCACCAGCCACACCGCCACCTTCCTGCGCGCGCTCGGCCCCGAGCCCTGGAAGGCCGCCTATGTGCAGCCGAGCCGCCGCCCGAAGGACGGCCGCTACGGCCAGAACCCCAACCGCCTGCAGCACTACTACCAGTACCAGGTGGTGCTCAAGCCAGCGCCCGACAACATCCTCGACCTCTACCTCGGCTCGCTCGAAGCCCTCGGCTTCGACCTGAAGAGCAACGACGTGCGCTTTGTCGAGGACGACTGGGAGAACCCCACGCTCGGTTGCTGGGGCCTGGGCTGGGAGGTGTGGTTGAACGGCATGGAAGTCACGCAGTTCACCTACTTCCAGCAGGTGGGCGGCATCGAGTGCAAGCCCATCACCGGCGAGATCACCTACGGCCTGGAGCGCCTCGCCATGTACCTGCAAGGGGTCGACAACGTCTACAACCTGAAGTGGACCGACACGCTGAGCTACGGCGATGTGTACCTGCAGAACGAGATCGAGCAGAGCACCTACAACTTCGAGCACTCGGACGTCGACTTCCTGCTGCAGGCTTTTGCGTCGCACGAGAAGCAGGCCAAGTACCTGATGGAACAGCAGCTCGCATTGCCCGCCTACGAGCAGGTGCTCAAGGCCGGCCACACCTTCAACCTGCTGGATGCGCGTGGCGCGATCAGCGTGACCGAGCGAGCCGCCTACATCGGCCGCATCCGCAACATCTCGCGCAGCGTGGCGCAGAGTTACCTCGACAGCCGCGCCCGCCTCGGCTTCCCGATGGCACCGAAAGCTTGGGCCGATGAGGTCATCGCCAGGCTCAAGAAAGACGACGAGAAGAAGGCTGCCTGA
- the hslU gene encoding ATP-dependent protease ATPase subunit HslU — translation MSFNMTPQEIVSELDRHIVGQAAAKRSVAIALRNRWRRQQVDEALRGEITPKNILMIGPTGVGKTEIARRLAKLADAPFIKVEATKFTEVGYVGKDVDTIIRDLAEMAVKQEREHAMRRQRARAEDAAEDRVLDVLVPPPRSDFGLSPSQPTDNTARQVMRKRLREGSLDDKEIEIEVADPKPMLEIMGPPGMDEMAEQLKGMFANLGATKKKQRKVKIAEALKLLTEEEAAKLVNEDEIKTRAIANTEQNGIVFLDEIDKVASRQETSGADVSRQGVQRDLLPLVEGTTVNTKYGMVKTDHILFIASGAFHLSKPSDLIPELQGRFPIRVELGSLSVDDFEAILTQTHASLVKQYQALLATEGVTLELKPDGIRRLAQIAYDVNERTENIGARRLSTVMERLLDEVSFDAPKLSGQTVSLGATEVDAKLGDLSKNEDLSRYIL, via the coding sequence ATGAGCTTCAACATGACCCCGCAAGAGATCGTGTCGGAGCTCGACCGCCACATCGTCGGCCAGGCCGCCGCCAAGCGCTCGGTGGCCATCGCGCTGCGCAACCGCTGGCGCCGCCAGCAGGTCGATGAAGCGCTGCGTGGCGAGATCACCCCGAAGAACATCCTGATGATCGGACCGACAGGCGTTGGCAAGACCGAGATCGCGCGCCGCCTGGCCAAGCTCGCCGATGCACCCTTCATCAAGGTCGAGGCGACCAAGTTCACCGAGGTGGGCTACGTCGGCAAGGACGTCGACACCATCATCCGCGACCTCGCCGAGATGGCCGTCAAGCAGGAGCGCGAGCACGCCATGCGGCGCCAGCGCGCCCGCGCCGAAGACGCCGCCGAAGACCGGGTGCTCGACGTGCTGGTGCCGCCACCGCGAAGCGATTTCGGTCTGTCGCCCTCGCAGCCCACCGACAACACCGCCCGCCAGGTCATGCGCAAACGCCTGCGCGAAGGGTCGCTCGACGACAAGGAAATCGAGATCGAGGTCGCCGACCCCAAGCCCATGCTCGAGATCATGGGCCCGCCCGGCATGGACGAGATGGCCGAGCAGCTCAAGGGCATGTTCGCCAACCTCGGTGCCACGAAGAAGAAGCAGCGCAAGGTGAAGATCGCCGAGGCGCTGAAGCTGCTCACCGAAGAAGAAGCCGCCAAGCTCGTCAACGAGGACGAGATCAAGACCCGCGCCATCGCCAACACCGAGCAGAACGGCATCGTCTTCCTCGACGAGATCGACAAGGTCGCCTCGCGCCAGGAAACGAGCGGCGCCGACGTGTCGCGCCAGGGCGTGCAACGCGACCTGCTGCCGCTGGTCGAAGGCACCACCGTCAACACCAAGTACGGCATGGTGAAGACCGACCACATCCTCTTCATCGCCTCGGGTGCCTTCCACCTCAGCAAGCCGAGCGACCTGATCCCCGAGCTGCAAGGCCGCTTCCCGATTCGCGTGGAGCTGGGCTCGCTGAGCGTCGACGACTTCGAGGCCATCCTCACGCAGACGCATGCGAGCCTGGTGAAGCAGTACCAGGCGCTGCTGGCCACCGAAGGGGTGACGCTGGAGCTCAAGCCCGACGGCATCCGCCGGCTCGCGCAGATCGCCTATGACGTGAACGAGCGCACTGAGAACATCGGCGCCCGCCGCCTGTCGACGGTGATGGAGCGGCTGCTCGACGAGGTGAGCTTCGATGCACCGAAGCTCTCGGGCCAGACGGTGTCGCTCGGCGCCACCGAAGTCGACGCCAAGCTCGGCGACCTCTCGAAGAACGAAGACCTGTCGCGCTACATCCTCTGA
- a CDS encoding ABC transporter substrate-binding protein, with protein MSRAAMAVLLGVAAAAAPAGEVEVLHWWTSGGEAKSVDELKRALATQGHAWRDLAVQGGGGDAAMTVLRSRVTGGNPPTAAQLKGPAIQEWGRMGVLANLDDVATEQRWDAQLPKVVAEAMKYNGHYVAVPVNVHRVNWLWINRDALRKVGTRAPQSWDEFFALAEKLQRAGIVPVAHGGQPWQEFTTFETVALGVGGADFYRKAFVKLDPAALKSGTMESVLTTFRRIKAYTDKAAPRRDWNQATAMVIRGEAAMQFMGDWAKGEFLAAGKVPNKDFLCVSAPGTERSYIFNIDSFAMFQLQSAAARTAQRALVTSIMSPAFQEIFNLNKGSIPVAAGVNMGRFDLCGQESGAYFTATAMINTLVPSIAHKMAQPAAVEDAFKETVAAFWNDERITSAQAMDRFVAAARPKP; from the coding sequence ATGTCCCGTGCCGCCATGGCGGTGCTGCTCGGTGTGGCCGCCGCCGCCGCACCGGCCGGCGAAGTGGAGGTGCTGCACTGGTGGACCTCCGGCGGCGAGGCCAAGTCCGTCGACGAGCTGAAGCGCGCGTTGGCCACCCAGGGCCACGCATGGCGCGACCTGGCCGTGCAAGGCGGGGGCGGCGATGCCGCGATGACGGTGCTGCGCTCCCGTGTCACCGGCGGCAACCCGCCGACCGCCGCGCAACTCAAGGGCCCGGCCATCCAGGAGTGGGGGCGCATGGGCGTCCTGGCCAACCTGGACGACGTGGCCACCGAGCAGCGCTGGGACGCTCAACTGCCCAAGGTCGTCGCCGAGGCGATGAAATACAACGGCCACTATGTGGCGGTGCCGGTCAATGTGCATCGCGTGAACTGGCTCTGGATCAACCGCGATGCCTTGCGCAAGGTCGGCACCCGCGCACCGCAGAGCTGGGATGAATTCTTCGCCTTGGCCGAGAAACTGCAGCGCGCGGGCATCGTGCCGGTGGCCCACGGCGGCCAGCCGTGGCAGGAGTTCACCACCTTCGAGACGGTGGCGCTGGGGGTGGGCGGGGCTGATTTCTACCGCAAGGCCTTCGTCAAGCTCGACCCTGCGGCGTTGAAGAGCGGGACCATGGAGAGCGTGCTGACGACCTTTCGTCGCATCAAGGCCTACACCGACAAGGCCGCGCCGCGGCGAGACTGGAACCAGGCCACCGCCATGGTGATTCGCGGCGAGGCGGCCATGCAGTTCATGGGCGACTGGGCCAAGGGCGAGTTCCTCGCGGCGGGCAAGGTCCCGAACAAGGATTTCCTCTGTGTCTCGGCGCCCGGCACCGAGCGCTCCTACATCTTCAACATCGACAGCTTTGCGATGTTCCAGCTGCAGAGCGCGGCGGCGCGCACGGCACAGCGTGCCTTGGTGACCTCGATCATGAGCCCCGCCTTCCAGGAGATCTTCAACCTCAACAAGGGCTCGATCCCGGTCGCCGCCGGTGTGAACATGGGGCGCTTCGACCTCTGCGGACAGGAGTCAGGCGCCTACTTCACCGCCACCGCCATGATCAACACGCTGGTGCCGTCGATCGCGCACAAGATGGCGCAGCCGGCCGCCGTGGAGGACGCGTTCAAGGAGACGGTCGCCGCGTTCTGGAACGACGAGCGCATCACCAGCGCCCAGGCCATGGACCGCTTCGTCGCCGCGGCAAGGCCCAAGCCGTGA
- a CDS encoding type III pantothenate kinase, which translates to MTFLALDVGNTRLKWALYASPQPGAALMAHGAVFLETIDHLAEHDWKKLPAPTSMLGCVVAGESIRRRVEEQLEIWDIDPRWVVSSNHAAGITNGYEHPARLGPDRWVAMIGAWHHVCSRGAPRPVLVVMVGTAVTVDAVDETGQFLGGLILPGFGVMQNALEMGTAGLRVPTGEVVDFPTNTSDALMSGGVNAMAGAVERMYRKLRAKTGQEPVLLMSGGASPKLSPVTDLKFEVVERLVFDGLLALQSHRLAL; encoded by the coding sequence ATGACCTTTCTCGCCCTCGACGTCGGCAACACCCGCCTCAAATGGGCCTTGTACGCCTCGCCGCAGCCGGGTGCCGCCCTGATGGCGCATGGCGCGGTCTTCCTCGAGACGATCGACCACCTCGCTGAGCACGACTGGAAGAAGCTTCCGGCGCCCACCAGCATGCTGGGCTGCGTGGTGGCCGGCGAGAGCATCCGCCGCCGTGTCGAGGAGCAGCTCGAGATCTGGGACATCGACCCGCGCTGGGTGGTGTCGTCCAACCACGCGGCCGGCATCACCAACGGCTATGAACATCCCGCCCGCCTGGGCCCCGATCGCTGGGTTGCGATGATCGGCGCGTGGCACCACGTGTGCTCGCGCGGCGCGCCACGTCCGGTGCTGGTGGTGATGGTCGGCACCGCCGTCACGGTCGATGCGGTCGACGAGACCGGCCAGTTCCTCGGCGGCCTGATCCTGCCCGGCTTCGGTGTGATGCAGAACGCGCTGGAAATGGGCACCGCCGGCCTGCGGGTGCCGACCGGCGAAGTGGTGGACTTCCCCACCAACACCAGCGATGCGCTGATGAGTGGCGGCGTCAATGCCATGGCCGGCGCGGTCGAGCGCATGTACCGCAAGCTGCGCGCGAAGACCGGGCAGGAGCCGGTGCTCCTGATGTCGGGCGGTGCGTCGCCCAAGTTGTCACCGGTGACCGACCTCAAGTTCGAGGTCGTGGAGCGGCTGGTGTTCGACGGGCTGCTGGCGCTGCAGTCGCACCGCCTCGCGCTCTGA
- a CDS encoding HlyC/CorC family transporter, producing MADPHPSRYPKGADKHASHVDKRSLFERLIEFVSPGPDSKDELIETLADAEHRELIAPESRMMLEGVIRMADLTAGDAMVAAPRMDVLDIDSPYEELLELVIDTGHSRFPVYEGKRENIIGTLMAKDLLKLQRAPELNLRTLLRPAVFVPESKGLNELLRDFRANRNHLAMVIDEFGNTAGLITIEDVLEEIVGEIEDEFDDKNSETGIYTLADGSHRVAGDAEISAVNEAFVVNLPEDEFDTIGGLVAQALGRVPRRGEAVPLGSLVFTVMLTRGGAVRWFKVTRAPEVAVGTDGA from the coding sequence ATGGCTGACCCTCACCCGAGTCGATACCCCAAGGGTGCTGACAAGCACGCCTCCCATGTCGACAAGCGCAGCTTGTTCGAGCGACTGATCGAATTTGTCTCCCCTGGCCCCGACTCGAAAGACGAACTGATCGAAACGCTGGCCGATGCGGAGCATCGCGAGCTGATCGCGCCTGAGTCGCGCATGATGCTCGAAGGCGTGATCCGCATGGCCGACCTCACCGCGGGCGATGCCATGGTCGCGGCCCCGCGCATGGACGTGCTCGACATCGACTCGCCCTACGAGGAGCTGCTCGAGCTGGTCATCGACACCGGCCACTCGCGCTTCCCCGTCTACGAGGGCAAGCGCGAGAACATCATCGGCACGCTGATGGCGAAAGACCTGCTGAAGCTGCAGCGTGCGCCCGAGCTCAACCTGCGCACGCTCTTGCGCCCGGCCGTTTTCGTGCCCGAGTCCAAGGGTCTCAATGAACTGCTGCGCGACTTCCGCGCCAACCGCAACCACCTCGCGATGGTGATCGACGAGTTCGGCAATACCGCCGGCCTCATCACCATCGAAGACGTGCTGGAAGAGATCGTCGGCGAGATCGAGGACGAGTTCGACGACAAGAACAGCGAGACCGGCATCTACACGCTCGCCGACGGTAGCCACCGCGTGGCGGGCGACGCCGAGATCTCGGCCGTCAACGAGGCCTTCGTCGTCAATCTGCCCGAAGACGAGTTCGACACCATCGGCGGCCTGGTGGCGCAGGCGCTCGGCCGGGTGCCGCGGCGGGGTGAGGCGGTGCCGCTTGGCAGCCTCGTCTTCACCGTGATGCTCACCCGCGGCGGTGCGGTGCGCTGGTTCAAGGTCACGCGGGCGCCGGAAGTCGCGGTGGGCACCGATGGTGCGTGA